In Planktothrix tepida PCC 9214, the genomic window GTGTCAAACCGTCCAATCTTCTGTTTTCAAACCAGGAACTTTGCTAAAGTCCCTAACATTTCTAGTTAATAATATTAAGTTACGAGACTCGCTGTAGGAAACTAATGTGGTCGGTGTCGAGCAGATATTTCACAATTCTTGATTACCTTGAATAATGGGTTGATCAGCTTGACGAAAAGCAAAGATCATAAAAATATTTAATAAAAAAATAGGGAACAAGAATAAAATTTTTATTTTGAATTGTATTAAACTAAAAGTAACTCTTAGAAAAGGGTAATGGTAATGGTGACACTGCAACTCAAACAACTTAGCGTTCCCCCTGGACAGCGTGTGCTATTTGTGGATGTAAGCTGGCAAGATTTTGAGGCGATTTTAGCGGATTTGGGCGAACATCGGGCGGCGCGAGTCGCTTATTGTCAAGGAATTTTGGAGATTACGAGATAGGATAGAATTATAGCGTTGATAATATTCTATGAGAGATAAGAAAAGAGTTTGCCACTGATACAGTTAACATATAATAGAAAGGGCGATCGCATCATCTTTACCTGTTCATCTCAACTCCCACGCCCAAACAAAGCTATAATTCTTGTTAAAGTTATTACTAAAGTCTCTATTGATAGGGAAAATCTTTCTAAAACAGACATTTGAACTACTGATAAAATGGCTCGTAATGGAGAACGACGAGCTTTAAAAAGTATAGCTGTTAAAAAAATAGCTGAAAGTAAAATTATAAAATTTAGAGATAAAATTAGTGTGGTTTTATAGGAACGTTGATTAATACAATCTCCTAAAATATTTAAACATTGATTATCATCAGTATTGAAAATAACAATATTAAATACTAAGGCTACAATAGAGAATAAAATTCCTATAGAGAAGACAACCCATAATTTTGATTTATTATTTAAAAATTTAATATCCCATACTTTCACTGATTCATCAATACTGCTACTCGCTAATATCTGGTCTGTAGGACTAAACGCTAGAGAAGTAACAACCTGTGAGTGGCTCTCAATTGTGGAGATCAGGTTTTTCTTTTTAAAGCCCCAAATTTTAATCGTTTTATCAAAGCTTCCACTTGCTAAGGTTTTTTCATCACAGCTAATTGCTAAACAAGTGATGGAGCCTTGATGTCCCTTCATTTCGTAGATGAGATTACCTGTAATATCCCATATTTTAATCAAGTTATCATGACCACCACTAATTAGAACTGGCTTTTTAGAACTAAACAAAATACTATAAGTTCCACCGCGATGACCGAGAAAAGTACGATCAATTTTTCCTGTGCTTAAATTCCAGATTGTTATATTACCATCATCACTAGCACCAGCTAAAAATTTCCTATCTTCACTAAAACTAAGAGAACGAATACAGCTTTCATGACCTGATAACGTTAAGATTTCCGACTTTGACTTGATATTCAAAACTTTAATGAAGTTATCTACTCCTGCGATCGCTAATAACTGACTATCATGACTAAATTTAATAACTACAACAGAATTTAATTTAGATCCAAAATCAAAAAGTTTTTCTCGTTTATGTAGATTCCATAATTTAATCGGTTGATTTCCACTAGCAGTTGCTAAGAATCTTTCGTCTTGGCTAACATCAAGCGCAGTGATCGCTTGATCATAAAAGTTAAATTCAACAAAGTTTTTTCGTTGATCTTTATTGATTTTAACAACCTTACTGTTTAACCAGTCCCAAAAGGTTATAAAACCATCTCCTCTACTACAAATCAATTTTCTTCCTTGGTTTGTAAATGCAACCTGGAAAAAACCATAGGGTATAGGAGACAATAATTGATCGCCAATAAAAATTTCTAGGGTTGGTAAAACTGGCTGAGTGCTAGAAGGATAATTTCTAATAATTTTAGCTATATTTTCTTTGCCATTTTTCAGTGATTTATGAAGTGATTCAACAGCTTGAGAGGCTTTTTTCTGCATTTTTTCTGTTGTTTCAGTTGCATTTTTAGAAATAACATCTTGAACTTCTGAAATCTGTTTAACAGTCTCTTGAATTTCTTTAGTCTTGTCCCTAAATTTCTCAGCAATCTTTTCTGGAGATTCAGGAATTTTCGTTGTGAGTTTATCAACGCTATCATTCAGTTTTTGGGTAGCGTCGTTAACTGCATTTTCGCCTAGTTGTTTAAGTTTGTTTAAGGGATTATCCAAGATATTTGCCAGGGGAAGGAGATTTACATAACAAAGATTATAAAACTGAGCTATTGTATTCAGATTAAAACCTATACAAAACTTCAATATTGAGTGTTGAGAGACAGAATGAGATCCGACTAAAAAGCCTCCTGTGAATCAGAGGAGGGTTAGCAAAGGTATAAGAAAAAGAGCTTCTAAAGTTGCTTCACTTCCGAAACTAACAAGGATAATATATAATTGATAAAAAATAAGTTTCGCTACAACTGTTGATTATGTTCGGATTTTCAAAGCTTTTGGATCTCTCCGACTATGAAAAATTGCCGTTATAATCACCCGACTCGATACAATCCGATAGTAAACAAGATAAGGGAAGCGACGCACCACAGACCGCCTAACATCACGATAAACTATTGGATAAGACTCTGGCATCTGGCAAATGCGATTTAATACCTCGTCTATAGAATCCAAAAAATCATCACCTAGTCCGGTTTGCTGATTTTCATACCAATCATAAGCTTCATTAAGTTCTTCACGAACTTCTGGTCTAAATACTAGGACATAATTCATGATTTTTTTATTTTCTTTTAATTGAAGCTTTTATATCCTCCCAAGTCATCACATCATCTGGATTGGTTTCATAAGCAGTAATTCGATGATCAAGTTCTTGTTTCTCTACATCTGTCAAATCAAGATAAGTTTGCTCTTCTGCTATACTATCCCAAATTGCTTGTACAAGACGAATCCGGTCTACAATACTCAGAGATGTAATTTGATTTAAGGTAGCAGTAAGATCCATGTCCATTACCTAGATAGAAGGTTTTACAACTGATACACTCAAAATATAACAGAAATAATGTTAACTATCATTTCTTGTTTAACACTGGGTATTGATGACATCTGTTTAACCATTACTCTATTGTTGATTTAAGCGATCGCTTCGCTCTTAATCTTATTATAATTCCTAAATTAAAAACCCTCCCCGAAATTACGGAGAGGGTCACAAAGGATGTTTTTACAGTTGTTTTACTTCCGAAACTAACTTAGCAACAACATCCTTAGCACTGCCAAACAACATCATGGTTTTGTCTTTGTAGAACAAATCATTTTCCACCCCAGCAAACCCAGTATTCATACTGCGTTTAATCACAATGGTATGTTTAGCTTTATCGACATCCAAAATTGGCATTCCATAAATGGGGCTATTTTTATCTTCCCGTGCGGCCGGGTTCACCACATCGTTTGCTCCGATAACTAATGCCACATCGGTTTGATCAAACTGTGGATTAATGTCATCCATATCATATAACTGAGGATAGGGAACATTCGCCTCTGCTAACAGTACATTCATGTGTCCCGGCATCCGTCCCGCCACAGGATGAATGGCATATTTAACATCCACCCCATTACTTTCTAATTGATCCACCAACTCCTTAACACTATGCTGGGCTTGGGCTACAGCCATACCATAACCGGGGACAATGACCACAGAACGGGCATATCCTAACATCATCGCCCCTTCTTCGGGGTCAATACTGCGAACCGTTTGATCGGTTGCAGTGCCTCCACTGGCAGCCCCAGAACCGGCTTCTCCTGTGCCAAACCCAGCAAATAGCACGTTCGTTAAAGAACGGTTCATCGCCTTACACATAATCACCGTTAAGATAATCCCCGATGCCCCCACCAACGCCCCAGCAATGATTAACAGGTTGTTCATCACAACAAACCCGGCGGCAGATGCGGCTAACCCCGAAAAGGAGTTTAACAGAGAAATCACAACGGGCATATCACCGCCACCAATGGGGATGACAAATAACACGCCTAATATTAGAGAAATGAAAACTAACCCTAAAAAGACCGCCACATTAAACGGGGTTAGGCAAATATAAACACTACCCAAACCAAAGGCAACAAACAGCAGAATATTAAACTGTTGTTGTAGGGGAAATAAGATGGGAGAACCACTCATAATTCCCTGTAATTTGGCAAAGGCAATCATGGAACCTGTAAAGGTTACACCTCCAATTAATACCCCTAAAATAGCCGTAATGGTTGTGCCTAAAGGGGGAGATTCTGCTAAAGCTAAATACCGCCAAAATTCTCCCACCGCTACCATGGAAGAAGCTGCACCCCCTAAACCATTGAGTAACCCCACCATTTGGGGCATTTCTGTCATTTGAACTTTATACGCAATTACTGCCCCAATAACTGAACCAATAATTAAGGCGAGAGCGATCATTTCATAGTTCAAAACTTGCCGATCTAACAGGGTGGCAACAACGGCAATTAACATCCCAATAGCTGCCCATAAATTGCCGTTTCTGGCTGTTGCTGGAGATCCTAATTTTTTTAATCCAAAGAAAAACAAGGTGACAGCCACTAAATAGCTGAGTTGTATTCCCGTTAAACGAATATCCATTAGGCTTTAGCCTCCTTTTTCTTAAACATTTCCAGCATTCGATCTGTGACTAAAAAGCCACCGACAACGTTAATCATGGCGAGAATAATGCCAATAAATCCAAGAATCACGGTGACATTCCAATCGCGATCGCCCGCAATAATTAACGCGCCTAAAACGGAAATTCCTGAAATCGCATTAGCCCCAGACATTAAGGGTGTATGCAATGTCGGCGGAACTTTGGTAATCACTTCAAACCCCGCAAAGGTCGCTAAAACAAACACAAACAATGCGGAAATTAAGGTTTCAG contains:
- a CDS encoding NAD(P)(+) transhydrogenase (Re/Si-specific) subunit beta; its protein translation is MDIRLTGIQLSYLVAVTLFFFGLKKLGSPATARNGNLWAAIGMLIAVVATLLDRQVLNYEMIALALIIGSVIGAVIAYKVQMTEMPQMVGLLNGLGGAASSMVAVGEFWRYLALAESPPLGTTITAILGVLIGGVTFTGSMIAFAKLQGIMSGSPILFPLQQQFNILLFVAFGLGSVYICLTPFNVAVFLGLVFISLILGVLFVIPIGGGDMPVVISLLNSFSGLAASAAGFVVMNNLLIIAGALVGASGIILTVIMCKAMNRSLTNVLFAGFGTGEAGSGAASGGTATDQTVRSIDPEEGAMMLGYARSVVIVPGYGMAVAQAQHSVKELVDQLESNGVDVKYAIHPVAGRMPGHMNVLLAEANVPYPQLYDMDDINPQFDQTDVALVIGANDVVNPAAREDKNSPIYGMPILDVDKAKHTIVIKRSMNTGFAGVENDLFYKDKTMMLFGSAKDVVAKLVSEVKQL
- a CDS encoding type II toxin-antitoxin system RelE/ParE family toxin gives rise to the protein MNYVLVFRPEVREELNEAYDWYENQQTGLGDDFLDSIDEVLNRICQMPESYPIVYRDVRRSVVRRFPYLVYYRIVSSRVIITAIFHSRRDPKALKIRT
- a CDS encoding NAD(P) transhydrogenase subunit alpha, which encodes MTTETLISALFVFVLATFAGFEVITKVPPTLHTPLMSGANAISGISVLGALIIAGDRDWNVTVILGFIGIILAMINVVGGFLVTDRMLEMFKKKEAKA
- a CDS encoding addiction module protein — its product is MDLTATLNQITSLSIVDRIRLVQAIWDSIAEEQTYLDLTDVEKQELDHRITAYETNPDDVMTWEDIKASIKRK